In one window of Prevotella fusca JCM 17724 DNA:
- a CDS encoding peptidase U32 family protein, which produces MNKNTNDFEIMAPVGSRESLAAAINAGANSVYFGIGQLNMRSHSANHFTIDDLKEIAETCNAKNIKTYLTVNTVIYGEDIETMHEIIDAAKAANITAVIASDVAVMMYCRQVGVEVHLSTQLNISNIDALKFYAQFADVAVLARELNMDQVKEIHEQIIKQNICGPKGQPVRIEMFCHGAFCMAISGKCYMSLHDANRSANRGACVQICRRSYTVTDNETGNQLEIDNKYIMSPKDLKSVRFIDKMMDAGVRVFKIEGRARGPEYVHTVVSCYKEAIESVLDGTFTEEKKDQWDERLSTVFNRGFWDGYYQGQKMGEWTKEYGNKATEKKVLIGKVIKYFSRLGVAEIAVEANTFAKGDKLLITGNSTGAMFLNAEEIRYELNPVELAEQGWRVSIPVPDKVRPNDKLFKLVTK; this is translated from the coding sequence TTACTTCGGTATCGGGCAGCTGAATATGCGTTCACACTCTGCCAACCACTTCACCATCGACGACCTGAAGGAGATTGCCGAGACCTGCAACGCAAAGAATATCAAGACTTATCTGACGGTGAACACAGTCATCTATGGCGAGGACATAGAGACAATGCACGAGATAATCGATGCTGCCAAGGCTGCCAACATCACTGCTGTCATTGCCAGTGACGTAGCCGTGATGATGTATTGCCGACAGGTTGGTGTTGAGGTTCACCTCTCCACACAGTTGAACATCTCCAATATTGACGCCCTGAAGTTCTACGCTCAGTTTGCTGATGTTGCCGTACTGGCACGCGAACTGAACATGGATCAGGTGAAGGAGATACACGAGCAGATTATCAAACAGAACATCTGTGGACCGAAGGGGCAGCCTGTCCGCATCGAGATGTTCTGCCACGGTGCCTTCTGCATGGCTATTTCCGGCAAGTGCTATATGAGTCTTCACGATGCCAACCGCTCTGCCAACCGTGGTGCCTGCGTGCAGATATGCCGCCGCAGCTACACCGTTACGGACAACGAGACGGGCAACCAGCTGGAAATTGACAACAAGTACATCATGAGTCCGAAGGACTTGAAGAGTGTTCGCTTCATTGATAAGATGATGGATGCTGGTGTACGGGTGTTCAAGATCGAGGGTCGTGCCCGCGGACCAGAGTATGTTCACACCGTTGTCAGCTGCTATAAGGAGGCTATAGAGAGTGTCCTCGACGGTACATTCACTGAAGAGAAGAAAGACCAGTGGGACGAGCGGCTCTCTACAGTCTTCAACCGTGGCTTCTGGGATGGCTACTATCAAGGTCAGAAGATGGGTGAATGGACGAAGGAATACGGTAACAAGGCTACTGAGAAGAAAGTGCTCATCGGTAAGGTAATAAAGTATTTCTCACGTCTTGGCGTTGCTGAGATTGCCGTGGAAGCCAATACCTTCGCAAAGGGCGACAAGCTGCTTATCACTGGTAACAGCACTGGAGCGATGTTCCTCAATGCGGAAGAAATCCGTTATGAACTCAATCCAGTTGAACTGGCAGAACAAGGCTGGCGCGTTTCAATCCCAGTACCGGATAAGGTTCGCCCGAATGATAAACTGTTTAAGCTGGTAACAAAGTAA